The following are encoded in a window of Benincasa hispida cultivar B227 unplaced genomic scaffold, ASM972705v1 Contig403, whole genome shotgun sequence genomic DNA:
- the LOC120069460 gene encoding P-loop guanosine triphosphatase YjiA-like: protein MATAFLVRRTSSKYLFQPRLHSSSSSSSSSSSLLLRNLCSLLFRDSTSCSRPNSFPLYSRSFVSVPDDSGSPVLGSDTRVPATVITGFLGSGKTTLLNHILTSQHGKRIAVIENEFGEVDIDGSLVASHSSVAEEIVMVNNGCLCCTVRGDLVKMLLELVKKKRDKFDHIVIETTGLAKPGPVIETFCTDELVSRYVKLDGVVTLVDSKHAMQHLNEVKPRFVVNEAVEQVAYADRIIMNKIDLVSPEELEQLTRKIKRINAMAQVKLTKFGSVDIDFVLGVGGYDLDRIDSHVEANSCSGERKHEAEHEHHKGHDHHHHHHDHVHDSAVSSVSIVSEGLLDLDEVDDWLERLIEEKGDDLYRMKGVLSVNGYEQRYVFQGVHSILDGSPGKAWGSDEKRINKLVFIGKNLDETALRKGFKGCLV, encoded by the exons ATGGCGACTGCCTTTCTTGTTCGCAGAACTTCATCCAAATACCTCTTTCAACCTCGcctccattcttcttcttcttcttcttcttcttcttcttctctgctTCTCCGAAACCTCTGTTCTCTTCTTTTCCGAGATTCCACTTCATGTAGTCGTCCAAATTCTTTCCCTTTATACTCCAGAAGCTTCGTCTCTGTTCCTGACGATTCTGGTTCCCCTGTTCTCGGTTCTGATACTCGCGTCCCCGCCACTGTGATCACTGGCTTTCTCGGTTCTGGAAAG ACGACTCTCCTCAATCATATTCTGACATCTCAACATGGCAAGCGAATTGCTGTCATTGAAAATGAG TTTGGTGAGGTGGATATCGATGGATCTTTGGTTGCCAGTCACTCTTCCGTAGCTGAAGAAATTGTTATGGTTAATAATGGATGCCTTTGCTGCACCGTGCGAGGTGATCTAGTTAAAATGCTCTTGGAGTTGGTCAAGAAAAAACGAGACAAGTTTGATCATATTGTTATTGAAACCACAG GCCTTGCTAAGCCAGGTCCAGTTATAGAAACATTTTGTACAGATGAACTAGTTTCACGTTATGTCAAACTAGATGGAGTTGTAACTTTAGTAGACTCCAAACATGCCATGCAACACTTGAATGAAGTGAAACCAAGATTTGTGGTGAACGAGGCTGTAGAACAAGTTGCATATGCTGATAGGATTATAATGAACAAG ATCGATCTTGTAAGTCCAGAAGAATTGGAGCAACTGACACGGAAGATTAAG CGAATAAATGCGATGGCCCAAGTTAAGCTGACTAAGTTTGGATCTGTTGACATCGACTTTGTATTAGGAGTGGGTGGATATGATCTTGACAG aattgattcTCATGTTGAAGCCAACTCTTGTTCTGGAGAGCGCAAACATGAAGCTGAACATG AGCACCATAAGGGACAcgatcatcatcatcatcatcacgATCATGTACATGATTCTGCCGTGTCTAGTGTCAGCATTGTTTCTGAGGGATTACTTGACCTTGATGAG GTTGATGATTGGCTTGAACGATTGATCGAAGAGAAAGGAGATGACTTGTATAGAATGAAAGGAGTGTTGAGTGTAAATGGTTACGAGCAGCGCTATGTCTTTCAG GGAGTGCACTCTATCTTGGATGGCTCCCCGGGCAAAGCATGGGGCTCTGATGAAAAGAGGATAAACAAGTTGGTTTTCATAGGAAAGAATTTGGACGAAACTGCCCTTAGGAAAGGTTTTAAAGGTTGTTTAGTTTGA